The Flavobacterium piscisymbiosum genome includes a region encoding these proteins:
- a CDS encoding sensor histidine kinase gives MDIRKKITFTYVALSSFSTLLLCIIVFVLFQENNRYHFLKRLEDRAKIVASIHFQNDPEKIKYYKNLKKDGLEELIEEEEFVLKINSANSFDYNTNLNLPNEFYTNVLKTGEDYFEKDNKYYLGQVFTERSQRYIVIVGARDQKGPTTTIYIVKIMLFGGIGFIFLAFFLGRFLAKRVINPVARITKEVNRISASNLHNRLPEVKNSDEISDLTETFNDMLDRLETSFEIQANFINNASHELKTPITTIIAESEIMLLKERQVPEYIQSLENIYSQASKLGNLTESLLKLTQTGYDGKKQVLDIARIDELLMDVKSDLDKIYPDNRVSMKFNFAPNDSNLLLIPCNKPLLELAINNIVTNGVKYSDNNEVFVTLSANQEMIKIAINDIGIGIPPEDIPHLYEPFFRGKIATKYIGYGLGLPLASKIIRMHDGEIQVQSEQNKGTIVTIVFNKSKIKKNNIKNSNVES, from the coding sequence ATGGATATAAGAAAAAAAATTACTTTTACTTATGTAGCGCTTTCCAGCTTTAGTACACTATTGTTGTGTATTATTGTCTTTGTCTTGTTTCAGGAAAATAATCGATATCATTTCTTAAAACGATTAGAAGACAGGGCCAAAATTGTCGCTTCAATTCATTTTCAAAACGATCCTGAAAAAATAAAGTATTATAAAAACCTCAAAAAAGACGGACTTGAAGAACTTATAGAAGAAGAAGAATTTGTTCTAAAAATAAACAGCGCCAACAGTTTTGATTATAATACGAACTTAAATTTGCCCAATGAATTCTATACTAATGTTCTAAAAACAGGAGAAGATTATTTCGAAAAAGATAACAAATACTATTTAGGACAAGTTTTTACAGAAAGAAGTCAAAGATACATTGTAATTGTGGGAGCAAGGGATCAAAAAGGCCCTACTACGACGATTTATATTGTAAAAATCATGCTTTTTGGCGGTATCGGATTTATATTTCTGGCTTTTTTCTTAGGGCGCTTTCTCGCAAAACGTGTTATTAATCCCGTAGCGAGAATTACCAAAGAAGTAAATAGAATTAGTGCTTCTAATCTTCATAACCGATTACCCGAAGTAAAAAACTCAGACGAAATCTCAGATCTTACCGAGACATTTAATGATATGCTGGATCGTTTAGAAACCTCTTTTGAGATTCAGGCCAATTTCATTAACAATGCTTCGCACGAATTAAAAACGCCAATTACCACCATTATTGCCGAGTCTGAAATCATGCTGCTTAAAGAACGTCAGGTTCCCGAGTATATTCAGTCATTAGAAAATATCTACAGTCAGGCTTCAAAATTAGGAAACCTTACCGAAAGCCTGCTAAAACTTACTCAAACGGGTTACGACGGTAAAAAACAAGTACTGGATATTGCAAGAATCGACGAATTGTTGATGGATGTAAAATCAGATTTAGATAAAATTTATCCTGATAATCGTGTGAGTATGAAATTTAATTTTGCTCCAAACGATTCTAATCTATTACTAATTCCGTGCAACAAACCACTTTTAGAATTAGCAATAAACAATATTGTTACCAATGGTGTAAAGTACTCAGATAATAATGAGGTTTTTGTTACGCTTTCTGCAAATCAGGAAATGATTAAAATCGCTATCAACGATATTGGTATTGGTATTCCGCCAGAAGATATTCCGCATTTGTACGAACCATTCTTTAGAGGAAAAATTGCCACCAAATATATAGGGTATGGTTTAGGGCTTCCTTTGGCCTCAAAAATCATTCGCATGCACGATGGTGAAATACAAGTACAATCAGAACAAAATAAAGGAACTATTGTAACGATCGTTTTTAATAAATCGAAAATCAAAAAGAACAACATTAAAAATTCTAATGTTGAATCTTAG
- a CDS encoding EamA family transporter, which produces MKTTKYYIAAITCFVIWGFFSLVLKPIHDYASLDILFYRVFSCSILMLIIAFTFKRKRIKEAIQNFKSLPTFEKRKTILLNIGGSVFLMANWFTFIYVMNHVSVKATSLAYLVCPILTTLLAYFILHEKLSKTQWIAVGLSISGCVLLSYANIMDMFFSIIIGSTYASYLVSQRVNKGFDKFIILTFHITLAALFLLPFYPIYSGPVPTEFKFYFCIETIAILFTIFPLFLNLYALSGINSSTVGMLLNINPMIAFLLAMFLYKEQFGLIQIIAYGIVFLAVLVFNSHHIFAMKQKFIAISKDSKIT; this is translated from the coding sequence GTGAAAACAACAAAATACTACATAGCTGCCATTACTTGTTTTGTAATCTGGGGATTTTTTAGTCTGGTTTTAAAACCCATACACGACTATGCTTCTCTGGATATTTTGTTCTATCGCGTTTTTAGCTGTAGTATTCTAATGTTGATTATTGCTTTTACTTTCAAAAGAAAAAGAATAAAAGAAGCAATTCAAAACTTCAAATCGTTGCCCACTTTTGAGAAACGCAAAACCATTTTATTAAATATTGGCGGAAGCGTGTTTCTAATGGCCAACTGGTTTACATTTATTTATGTAATGAACCACGTTAGCGTAAAAGCAACATCATTGGCTTATTTGGTTTGTCCAATTTTAACCACTTTACTGGCTTATTTTATTTTGCACGAAAAACTCAGCAAAACCCAATGGATCGCAGTTGGTTTGAGCATTTCCGGTTGTGTACTTTTATCGTATGCCAATATTATGGATATGTTTTTTAGCATCATTATAGGTTCTACTTATGCATCTTATCTTGTAAGTCAGAGAGTCAATAAAGGTTTCGACAAATTTATAATTCTAACATTTCATATTACTTTGGCCGCGTTGTTCTTGTTGCCTTTTTATCCTATATACAGCGGTCCGGTTCCAACGGAGTTTAAGTTTTATTTCTGTATAGAAACCATTGCGATTTTGTTTACGATTTTTCCTTTGTTTCTTAATCTCTATGCTTTGTCAGGAATAAATTCTTCAACAGTTGGGATGCTTTTAAATATTAACCCAATGATTGCTTTTCTATTGGCTATGTTTCTGTATAAAGAACAGTTCGGACTCATACAGATTATAGCTTACGGAATTGTTTTTCTGGCTGTTTTGGTTTTCAATTCTCATCATATTTTTGCCATGAAGCAAAAGTTTATCGCAATATCCAAAGATTCTAAAATAACGTGA
- a CDS encoding bestrophin family protein — MLLKKRIPMKYVLGKIKVEITLVLAYTIVFEVFHNYFINLPVDIPIAIPTMIGTIISLLLAFKSNQAYDRWWEARIVWGAIVNDSRTLIRQVLTFYKDPNFSVEANEFKENFAKRQIAWCYSLGESLRNRDALKPLEGLISDEELRFVKNHQNIPNAILLLHARDLRNAKNDKRINMYQQVEIDNTLSRLCDEMGKCERIKNTIFPTTYSMYIRLTLCLFILLLPFGLISVLSWFAIPLITAIAAAFFLIERMAIHLQDPFENRPTDTPVTTIANTIERNITQMMNEYQSEFDIINEFHLQPEPKKAENNAYFVL; from the coding sequence ATGTTATTAAAGAAAAGAATACCAATGAAGTACGTTCTCGGGAAAATTAAAGTAGAAATTACATTAGTACTGGCGTATACAATAGTTTTTGAAGTTTTTCACAATTATTTTATCAACCTTCCTGTAGATATCCCAATTGCAATTCCAACAATGATTGGAACCATTATATCTCTATTATTGGCTTTTAAGTCGAATCAGGCTTATGACAGATGGTGGGAAGCCCGAATCGTTTGGGGTGCAATTGTAAATGATTCCAGAACATTGATCAGACAAGTACTGACGTTTTATAAAGACCCTAATTTTTCTGTAGAAGCAAATGAATTCAAAGAAAATTTTGCCAAGCGACAAATTGCATGGTGTTATAGTTTAGGAGAATCTTTACGAAATAGAGACGCCTTAAAACCACTTGAAGGTTTGATAAGCGACGAAGAATTACGTTTTGTAAAAAATCATCAAAACATACCTAATGCCATTTTATTATTGCATGCGAGAGATCTTCGAAATGCTAAAAATGACAAACGTATTAATATGTATCAGCAGGTAGAAATCGATAATACTTTGTCAAGATTATGTGATGAAATGGGTAAATGTGAGAGAATTAAAAACACTATTTTTCCAACGACTTACAGTATGTACATCAGATTGACATTGTGTTTGTTTATTTTACTATTGCCTTTTGGATTAATTAGTGTATTGAGCTGGTTCGCAATTCCATTAATTACAGCTATTGCAGCCGCTTTCTTTTTAATCGAAAGAATGGCAATTCACTTGCAGGATCCATTTGAAAATAGGCCTACAGATACACCTGTAACCACTATTGCCAATACTATCGAAAGAAATATCACTCAGATGATGAATGAATACCAAAGCGAATTTGATATTATCAATGAATTTCATCTTCAGCCTGAGCCTAAAAAAGCGGAAAACAACGCTTATTTTGTTTTATAA
- a CDS encoding PLP-dependent aminotransferase family protein → MKNPNYLYLQFADRIEKQIKSGVLNVGDKLPSIREVCAETGYSMSTVSKAYYEIESRSLIESRPQSGYYVSNISARTIPEPSPSSPILKCANVDREDLIDQVYGNMTDPDITMLSLGFPSNELLPIAKLNKGMVQAMRQLPNSGTSYEQVKGNPNLRREIARWSFTWGGSLTEEDIITTPGCTSAISHCLMTLTQPGDTIITESPAYFGILQLAKSLGLYIMELPTNMTTGIELEALKKALSSKKVKLCLLMSNFSNPSGSMMPAEHKMEVVRLMEFYNIPLIEDDIHGDLYFGASRPTNCKTYDESGIVLCCSSVSKTLAPGYRVGWVSPGKFKKEILRNKIYHSLSSPTITHQVVGDFLKNGRYENHLRKIRQILNHNCNNYINTVLEYFPKGTKVSQPQGGFFLWIELDKSVDTAAFYHLAMQHKISIAPGRIFSFQDQFSNCMRLSFGLVWTNELRESIQILGRLLHR, encoded by the coding sequence ATGAAAAATCCAAATTACTTGTATCTTCAGTTTGCTGACCGAATCGAAAAACAAATAAAATCCGGTGTTTTGAATGTGGGTGACAAACTGCCATCGATACGTGAAGTCTGTGCCGAAACGGGTTACAGCATGAGCACGGTAAGTAAAGCATATTATGAAATCGAAAGCAGATCACTGATCGAGTCAAGACCGCAATCCGGTTATTATGTGAGTAATATTTCGGCCAGAACGATTCCTGAGCCTTCGCCAAGCAGTCCTATTTTAAAATGTGCCAATGTTGACCGGGAAGATTTGATCGATCAGGTGTATGGTAATATGACTGATCCTGATATCACGATGCTTTCTTTGGGTTTTCCGTCGAATGAATTGCTGCCTATTGCGAAATTAAATAAAGGAATGGTTCAGGCAATGCGACAACTTCCTAATAGCGGAACGAGTTATGAGCAAGTAAAAGGGAATCCGAATTTAAGAAGAGAAATTGCCAGATGGTCTTTTACCTGGGGAGGTTCACTGACCGAAGAGGATATTATTACAACGCCCGGCTGTACTAGCGCAATATCACATTGTTTAATGACTCTAACTCAACCCGGAGATACTATCATTACAGAAAGTCCCGCTTATTTTGGGATTCTCCAATTGGCAAAATCATTAGGATTGTACATCATGGAATTGCCAACCAACATGACAACAGGAATAGAACTGGAAGCGCTAAAAAAAGCACTTTCATCTAAAAAAGTAAAGCTTTGTTTGCTAATGAGTAATTTTAGTAATCCGTCAGGAAGTATGATGCCGGCTGAACATAAAATGGAAGTCGTTAGGTTGATGGAATTCTACAATATTCCGTTAATCGAAGATGATATTCACGGCGATTTGTACTTTGGCGCAAGCCGACCAACGAATTGTAAAACCTATGACGAAAGCGGTATTGTGCTTTGCTGCAGTTCGGTTTCTAAAACTCTGGCTCCAGGTTATCGCGTAGGCTGGGTTTCGCCGGGAAAATTTAAAAAAGAAATATTACGCAACAAAATTTACCATTCACTTTCCTCTCCTACTATTACGCATCAGGTTGTGGGAGATTTTCTAAAAAATGGCCGATACGAAAACCACCTTAGAAAAATACGTCAGATCCTAAATCATAACTGCAACAATTATATCAATACGGTTTTGGAATATTTTCCGAAAGGAACAAAAGTGAGTCAGCCGCAAGGGGGATTTTTTCTTTGGATAGAACTGGATAAAAGTGTTGATACTGCTGCTTTTTATCATTTGGCGATGCAACACAAGATTAGTATCGCGCCCGGAAGAATTTTCTCTTTTCAGGATCAATTTTCGAATTGTATGCGATTGAGTTTTGGATTGGTATGGACGAATGAATTAAGAGAATCTATACAAATTTTGGGTAGATTGCTTCATCGATGA